One region of Mangifera indica cultivar Alphonso chromosome 3, CATAS_Mindica_2.1, whole genome shotgun sequence genomic DNA includes:
- the LOC123211616 gene encoding disease resistance protein RGA2-like, whose product MAEALVSTILKQLALLTTQELKLLCCVDKEVEKLISIFQAIQAMIEDAENRQVKELAGQDWLDKLKEVSYDIDDVLDKWITTRRKFQTKKVENASKLWKKVCSCILFDCFCCKKISLRHDIAFSIKNLNETLGVIAKEKDRFSFSLTISSTSQLEHQITNFLIDLSEVFGRNNSKNDLMKLLLTESSEAPILSVVSIVGMGGIGKTTLARIVFNDDKVNTYFDKKIWVCVSVPFDESKIAKAILESLIGVAPNLSELETMLQKIRESLREKKFLLVLDNVWTETPNSWEQLKDSLKYGSHGSRIIVTTRKKSTVEIMGTTNMIQLGELVDDESWLLFTRIAFFGKAKEECENFIDIGRKIVAKCKGMPLALKTLGSLLRLKTHVEQWQRVLDSNLWEKEVIEAKLSPPILLSYYDLPSKLKKCISYCALFPKDYVIEKGALIKLWMAQGYLGNEKMELDGENYFNTLVMRSFFQDFQKSEYDDNIIQCKMHDIVYDCIQSIAKNKCSYIEFESPTMPQFEMSMRSIRHATIKLPSIPPYILNLKLRSLVVETEFDDFTLNTSLSKKLTCLRTLALNLGCRKANLEGIKNLIHLRYFELHSFDTIILSEALCDLYNLQTLDLTDCLNLKKLPQGIGKLVNLRHLLIVGTLDLEYIPKGVERLSCLRTLNKFIIGGDGYNNKACTSLDSLKNLKLNQRSLQLVLRYVRDINAIKLANLGSMKNLLDLVLRFDMLGDKRTSELILGVLKLPSNLLKLQILGYGGRSMPFDWKVSLSKLRELQLCVFSACEYLPPLGKLPSLESLTIYSMHEVVRVGNEFLGIENGVTSIIAFPKLKFLRFLELAKWKEWHFETSEYTDEDSTIFETSEYTVEDITIMPCLRFLSMMFCPELKAIPDQILRTPTLQHLEISYCNILRESYETEDGRSKISHIPKTTFRNIFPGYYKRKLQERRWKEQNLSHRKDNNLLKALKLKRLKNIL is encoded by the coding sequence ATGGCTGAAGCCCTTGTCTCCACCATCCTAAAGCAATTGGCATTGCTAACAACTCAAGAGCTAAAACTACTTTGTTGTGTTgataaagaagttgaaaaactcaTCAGCATTTTCCAGGCCATTCAAGCTATGATTGAAGATGCGGAGAACAGACAAGTAAAAGAGCTGGCTGGGCAAGATTGGTTGGATAAGCTCAAGGAGGTGTCGTATGACATTGATGATGTGTTGGATAAGTGGATtacaacaagaagaaaattccAAACGAAGAAAGTTGAAAATGCTTCCAAGCTTTGGAAAAAGGTATGCTCATGCATCTTGTTTGATTGCTTTTGTTGCAAGAAAATTTCCTTGCGTCATGATATTGCTTTCagtataaaaaatctaaatgaaaCACTTGGTGTCATTGCCAAGGAAAAGGATAGATTTAGTTTTAGTTTGACCATAAGCAGTACTAGCCAACTGGAACACCAAATTACTAACTTTTTAATCGATTTATCAGAGGTTTTTGGAAGAAATAACAGTAAGAATGACTTGATGAAATTACTGTTGACTGAGAGTAGTGAAGCTCCAATCCTTTCCGTTGTTTCTATCGTAGGAATGGGAGGGATTGGTAAGACAACTCTTGCTCGAATAGTTTTTAATGATGATAAAGTGAACACctattttgataagaaaatatgGGTGTGTGTTTCTGTTCCTTTTGATGAGAGTAAGATTGCAAAAGCAATTCTTGAATCTCTTATAGGAGTTGCACCAAACCTAAGTGAATTAGAAACCATGCTACAAAAAATACGTGAGTctttaagggaaaagaaatttCTTCTCGTCCTAGATAATGTGTGGACTGAAACTCCCAACAGTTGGGAACAATTAAAAGATTCTCTTAAATATGGTTCTCATGGTAGTAGAATTATTGTGACCACACGTAAGAAAAGTACTGTAGAAATAATGGGAACCACGAACATGATCCAATTAGGAGAGTTAGTTGATGATGAATCTTGGTTGTTATTTACTCGAATTGCATTTTTTGGAAAGGCTAAGGAAGAGTGcgaaaattttatagatattgGTAGAAAGATAGTAGCTAAGTGCAAAGGCATGCCTCTTGCTCTAAAGACTTTAGGAAGTCTCTTGAGGTTAAAAACACATGTTGAACAGTGGCAACGTGTTTTAGATAGTAATTTATGGGAAAAAGAAGTGATAGAAGCAAAACTCTCCCCCCCAATACTCTTGAGCTATTATGATTTGCcctctaaattaaaaaaatgcatttcATATTGTGCCTTGTTCCCAAAAGACTATGTAATAGAAAAAGGTGCACTTATCAAATTATGGATGGCTCAAGGGTATCTAGGAaatgaaaaaatggaattaGATGGTGAAAACTATTTTAATACATTGGTAATGCGCtctttctttcaagattttcAAAAAAGTGAATACGATGATAATATTATCCAATGCAAGATGCATGATATAGTGTATGATTGTATTCAATCTATTGCAAAAAATAAGTGTTCTTATATAGAATTTGAGAGTCCTACAATGCCTCAATTTGAGATGTCGATGAGAAGTATTCGACATGCAACAATAAAATTGCCCTCAATTCCTCCCTACATTCTTAATCTTAAACTCCGTAGCCTTGTTGTTGAAActgaatttgatgattttacATTAAATACATCATTATCTAAGAAGTTGACATGTTTGAGAACGTTAGCTTTGAATTTAGGATGTAGGAAAGCTAATTTGGAAGGAATAAAAAATCTGATACATTTGAGGTACTTTGAGTTGCATAGTTTTGATACAATAATATTGTCTGAGGCACTAtgtgatttatataatttacaaaCCTTGGATCTCACTGATTGTTTGAATCTCAAAAAGCTACCCCAAGGAATAGGAAAGTTGGTAAATTTGAGGCATCTGTTAATTGTTGGGACTTTAGATTTAGAGTACATTCCAAAAGGGGTAGAGAGATTGAGTTGTCTAAGgacattaaacaaatttattattggtGGTGATGGCTACAATAACAAAGCATGTACAAGTCTTGATAGTTTGAAGAACTTGAAACTGAATCAAAGGTCTTTACAGTTAGTATTGCGATATGTGAGGGATATTAATGCAATTAAACTTGCAAATTTAGGGAGTATGAAAAATCTACTTGATCTGGTATTAAGGTTTGATATGTTAGGAGACAAGAGAACATCTGAACTGATTCTTGGAGTCTTAAAACTACCTtctaatttattgaaattacaaatacTTGGCTATGGAGGAAGAAGTATGCCTTTTGATTGGAAGGTATCATTATCCAAATTAAGGGAGTTGCAGCTTTGTGTATTTAGTGCATGTGAGTATTTACCACCTTTGGGAAAATTACCATCCCTTGAATCACTTACGATATATTCGATGCATGAAGTGGTAAGAGTGGGTAATGAATTTTTGGGAATAGAAAATGGTGTCACATCAATCATTGCCTTTCCCAAATTGAAATTCCTTCGTTTCCTCGAACTAGCGAAATGGAAAGAGTGGCATTTTGAGACATCAGAATATACAGATGAAGATAGTACAATTTTTGAGACATCAGAATATACAGTTGAAGATATTACAATCATGCCTTGTCTTCGTTTCTTGTCAATGATGTTTTGTCCTGAATTAAAGGCAATTCCCGATCAAATTCTTCGAACGCCAACACTGCAACATTTAGAAATCTCTTACTGCAATATTCTAAGAGAAAGTTACGAGACAGAAGATGGAAGGAGCAAAATCTCTCACATCCCAAAGACAACATTTAGAAATATCTTTCCGGGATATTATAAGAGAAAGTTACAAGAAAGAAGATGGAAGGAGCAAAATCTCTCACATCGCAAAGACAACAATTTATTGAAGGCTCTGAAATTAAAAAGGTTGAAGAATATTCTCTGa
- the LOC123212053 gene encoding electron transfer flavoprotein subunit beta, mitochondrial-like isoform X1 has protein sequence MSMNPFCEIALEEAFRIKESGLASEVVAVSMRPSECVDTLRTGLAMGADRGIHVEATSVLYPLTVAKILKILVEVEKLGLLFLGKQDKWL, from the exons ATGTCAATGAACCCATTTTGCGAGATAGCGTTGGAGGAAGCTTTCAGGATCAAGGAATCAGGGTTAGCCTCCGAGGTTGTCGCTGTCAGTATGCGTCCTTCAGAGTGCGTGGATACTCTGCGGACGGGTCTAGCCATGGGAGCTGATAGAGGGATTCATGTTGAGGCCACCTCTGTGCTGTATCCATTGACCGTCGCCAAGATCCTGAAGATTCTTGTTGAGGTTGAGAAGCTCGGTTTGCTTTTTCTGGGAAAGCAG GACAAATGGTTGTAG
- the LOC123212053 gene encoding electron transfer flavoprotein subunit beta, mitochondrial-like isoform X2, protein MSMNPFCEIALEEAFRIKESGLASEVVAVSMRPSECVDTLRTGLAMGADRGIHVEATSVLYPLTVAKILKILVEVEKLGLLFLGKQIVV, encoded by the exons ATGTCAATGAACCCATTTTGCGAGATAGCGTTGGAGGAAGCTTTCAGGATCAAGGAATCAGGGTTAGCCTCCGAGGTTGTCGCTGTCAGTATGCGTCCTTCAGAGTGCGTGGATACTCTGCGGACGGGTCTAGCCATGGGAGCTGATAGAGGGATTCATGTTGAGGCCACCTCTGTGCTGTATCCATTGACCGTCGCCAAGATCCTGAAGATTCTTGTTGAGGTTGAGAAGCTCGGTTTGCTTTTTCTGGGAAAGCAG atTGTTGTGTAG
- the LOC123212051 gene encoding electron transfer flavoprotein subunit beta, mitochondrial-like, with translation MKIMVAIKRVVDYAVKIRVKPDKTGVETSNVKMSMNPFCEIALEEALRIKESGLASEVVAVSMGPSQCVDTLRTGLAMGADRGIHVETISVLYPLTVAKILKSLVEVEKPGLLILGKQAIDDDCNQTGQMVAGLLSWPQATFASKVVLDKEKQEATVDREVDGGLETLSLDLPAIITTDLRLNQPRYATLPNIMKAKSKVITKYTPQELNVDIKSNFEVIQVTEPPKRKAGVIVSSVDELIDKLKNEAHVI, from the exons atgaagataatgGTGGCTATAAAACGAGTTGTCGACTACGCCGTGAAGATTAGGGTGAAACCCGATAAG ACCGGAGTTGAGACCAGTAACGTCAAGATGTCAATGAACCCATTTTGCGAGATAGCGTTGGAGGAAGCTCTCAGGATCAAGGAATCAGGGTTAGCCTCCGAGGTTGTCGCGGTCAGTATGGGCCCCTCACAGTGCGTGGATACTCTGCGGACGGGTCTAGCTATGGGAGCTGATAGAGGGATTCATGTTGAGACCATCTCTGTGCTGTATCCATTGACCGTCGCCAAGATCTTGAAGAGTCTTGTAGAGGTTGAGAAGCCCGGTTTGCTTATTCTGGGAAAGCAG GCAATTGATGATGATTGCAATCAAACGGGGCAAATGGTTGCAGGGTTGCTCAGCTGGCCACAAGCTACCTTTGCTTCTAAG GTTGTTTTGGACAAGGAGAAACAAGAAGCAACTGTAGATAGAGAAGTAGATGGTGGTCTTGAGACACTATCATTAGACTTACCTGCAATAATCAC GACTGATTTGAGACTAAACCAACCAAGGTATGCAACACTTCCCAACATAATGAAGGCAAAATCGAAAGTCATTACAAAATATACTCCACAGGAGCTGAATGTGGACATCAAGTCTAATTTTGAGGTTATTCAAGTGACTGAACCTCCCAAGAGAAAGGCTGGGGTCATTGTTTCTTCTGTTGATGAGTTGATTGACAAGCTCAAAAATGAAGCTcatgttatttga
- the LOC123212052 gene encoding CASP-like protein 5B3: MKDFAGTPGTLTGLFLRIAQCVFAAGSIASMATTTTFVNFTAFCYLIASMGLQIIWSFGLAFIDAYALMRNKVLHNPVLVSLFVLGDWVTATLSLAAASAAGGITVLFFHDLGHCDIAEECQKYQMSVALAFLSWISIAISSLIMLWLLAAG; encoded by the exons ATGAAGGATTTTGCTGGGACACCGGGGACTTTGACTGGGCTATTTCTAAGGATTGCACAGTGTGTTTTTGCAGCTGGATCAATTGCTTCCATGGCTACCACTACCACTTTCGTCAATTTTACAGCTTTCTG CTACCTGATTGCTTCAATGGGTTTGCAAATTATCTGGAGCTTTGGGCTTGCCTTCATAGATGCATATGCCTTAATGCGAAATAAGGTCCTTCACAATCCTGTTTTGGTCAGCCTATTTGTATTAGGAGACTGG GTGACAGCTACATTATCTCTTGCTGCTGCTTCTGCAGCAGGCGGCATCACAGTGCTATTTTTTCATGATTTGGGACATTGCGATATTGCAGAGGAATGTCAAAAATATCAAATGTCAGTTGCCTTGGCCTTCCTCAGCTGGATTTCAATTGCAATATCATCTCTGATTATGCTTTGGCTATTAGCGGCAGGTTAG